The following are encoded in a window of Microcaecilia unicolor chromosome 7, aMicUni1.1, whole genome shotgun sequence genomic DNA:
- the LOC115475017 gene encoding olfactory receptor 1019-like, with amino-acid sequence MTEAECSSMESERHITISYLRDLALYNDVGTIRIGEIEKMNHTKVTEFIILGFYEFPEMQPLLFLLFLIIYLMCLTGNLLIIFTVCSDSHLHSPMFFFLCNLSFLEICYVTVTVPKLLAVLIAQNKTISFKQCMIQMYLFLVCADVEFYLLTAMAYDRYVAICKPLYYTIIMNKKVSIILAIVSWTIAFLIPVSYVTLISQSFFCSSNKINNLFCDATALMSLSCSRTYVIETLTYIEGSLLGFTPLILTIISYVYIISAILKMHSAKGRQKAFSTCSSHLTVVLLFYGTSFGVYMRPKSAYSMELNKLLTVVYITVIPLLNPLIYSLRNKELKETLWKTTRRNIFFQNY; translated from the coding sequence CTATCAGAATTGGAGAAATAGAAAAGATGAATCATACCAAGGTTACAGAATTCATCATTCTTGGATTCTATGAGTTTCCTGAAATGCAGCcccttctttttcttctgtttttgattATTTATCTGATGTGCTTGACAGGAAACCTTCTTATTATATTCACAGTTTGCTCCGATTCCCATCTGCATAGCCCCATGTTCTTTTTCCTCTGCAACTTGTCCTTCCTCGAAATCTGTTATGTGACTGTCACAGTGCCTAAATTGTTAGCAGTGCTCATAGCACAGAATAAGACCATATCTTTCAAGCAGTGTATGATCCAGATGTATCTGTTCCTGGTCTGCGCAGATGTTGAGTTCTACCTTCTCACCGCCATGGCTTATGATCGCTATGTTGCAATCTGCAAACCCTTGTATTATACCATTATCATGAACAAGAAAGTCAGCATTATTCTAGCCATTGTTTCATGGACAATAGCATTTCTAATTCCAGTCTCTTATGTTACTTTAATATCACAGTCATTTTTCTGTAGCTCCAATAAAATTAACAATCTCTTCTGTGATGCGACAGCATTGATGAGTCTGTCATGTTCAAGGACATATGTCATTGAAACTTTAACTTATATTGAAGGTTCACTTTTAGGTTTTACCCCACTTATATTAACAATTATATCATATGTGTACATTATTTCTGCCATATTAAAAATGCACTCTGCTAAGGGTAGACAAaaggccttttctacctgttcctCTCACCTCACTGTCGTTCTATTATTTTATGGGACCTCTTTTGGTGTGTATATGAGACCCAAGTCTGCTTATTCCATGGAACTTAACAAACTGCTTACTGTAGTCTATATAACTGTAATACCACTGCTCAACCCCTTAATTTATAGTTTGAGAaataaggaactgaaagaaacttTATGGAAAACAaccagaagaaatattttcttccagAATTATTAA